The following proteins come from a genomic window of Leptospira barantonii:
- a CDS encoding heme oxygenase (biliverdin-producing), which produces MSLATILREGTSEEHKAAESSAFIRCFMKGVLEKGTYARHLEAFYFVYEAMEEEIERNADNAVLKSIHFPGLYRKNALLEDLQFFYGSWKAADHKPTPATQTYVERIRKISKSNPELLAAHSYVRYLGDLSGGQILKKVAARALALPEGKGISFYEFPAIEDINGFKQNYRAALDSLPVNEEQKQAILAESKQVFLLNQGIFSELEQDLISAIGKEAYDAVLGKG; this is translated from the coding sequence ATGAGTTTAGCAACCATCCTTCGAGAAGGAACATCCGAAGAACACAAAGCGGCAGAAAGTTCCGCTTTCATTCGTTGTTTTATGAAGGGAGTTTTAGAAAAAGGAACCTACGCAAGACATCTGGAAGCCTTCTACTTTGTTTACGAAGCTATGGAAGAAGAAATCGAACGCAACGCGGACAACGCAGTTTTGAAATCGATTCACTTCCCGGGCCTTTATCGTAAAAACGCACTTTTAGAAGACCTACAATTCTTTTACGGAAGTTGGAAAGCGGCCGATCACAAACCGACGCCTGCGACACAAACCTACGTGGAAAGAATTCGTAAAATTTCAAAATCGAATCCGGAACTTTTAGCGGCTCATTCTTACGTTCGTTATCTGGGAGATCTTTCCGGCGGACAAATTTTGAAAAAGGTCGCGGCAAGAGCTCTTGCTTTACCGGAAGGAAAAGGAATTTCCTTTTACGAATTTCCGGCCATCGAAGACATCAACGGATTCAAACAAAACTATCGCGCGGCTCTGGATTCTCTTCCGGTAAACGAAGAACAAAAACAGGCCATCCTCGCGGAATCCAAACAGGTCTTTCTATTGAATCAGGGAATTTTTTCCGAACTGGAACAGGACTTAATCTCCGCGATCGGTAAGGAAGCCTATGATGCGGTTCTCGGAAAAGGCTGA
- a CDS encoding Fur family transcriptional regulator, translated as MEDKKSALRNTKQKGEILKVLEAAKGPLSIKEIYELSRKNLDNLGIATVYRAVNHLMETGAINEIHLPGESSRFEASHLHHHHHFHCKQCDRVYDIEICPFPLDKSPKGFTVDTHEIILYGTCSDCNSKAK; from the coding sequence GTGGAAGATAAAAAATCAGCCCTCCGAAACACAAAACAAAAGGGGGAAATCTTAAAAGTCCTTGAGGCCGCCAAAGGTCCTTTATCGATCAAGGAAATCTACGAACTGTCTCGAAAGAACTTGGACAACCTGGGAATCGCAACCGTCTACAGAGCGGTCAATCATCTCATGGAAACCGGAGCGATCAACGAGATCCATTTACCCGGAGAATCCTCTCGATTCGAAGCGAGCCATTTACACCACCATCATCACTTTCACTGCAAACAATGCGACCGAGTCTATGACATAGAGATCTGTCCGTTTCCTCTGGACAAAAGTCCGAAAGGATTTACCGTGGACACCCATGAGATCATTCTCTATGGAACTTGTTCCGACTGTAATTCCAAGGCAAAATGA
- a CDS encoding AZOBR_p60025 family cell surface glycopolymer formation protein, with product MKPERSSLFISKIRSTFENPLLILPLFFTLYALASILIWKKYDWNPSSQINFGMQFVIQNPEQTPKGAVVFLGRPGDLGAGYDGQIFYYYSRMLSEFHLNWPKGFEENIRAPRIGYPLLVSIFGIFGTWGTVFGTYLLNFAVILISWFLLRDLCGEKYRIYSSFYLFSPFFLGSYALLVSDAVLTGFLVLTFWFYKKEKWIWFFLFGGFSILIKEQALFLLFPLGIGSLINRNFKHSIWILSTLLLPFCWGLFLKIQFPNWSPARFTDFFAPLDGFIGYWKEIKELGIFSFLNVPDFETGLTLFAKKFSRVPIFLLFVTGLFVFGSGDWKRGIAERLSFFMVLFSIFSAGYVLYWSSYENVSRMFTVSIAFLIFWKLEDDSIRDGTFWIVVGSIFFLFLFKLAFISTTLPFEIWK from the coding sequence ATGAAACCGGAAAGATCGAGTTTGTTCATTTCAAAAATTCGATCTACATTCGAAAATCCTCTACTGATCCTTCCTTTATTTTTCACGTTATACGCTCTTGCTTCGATTTTGATTTGGAAAAAATACGACTGGAATCCCAGTTCCCAAATCAACTTCGGAATGCAATTCGTGATACAAAACCCGGAACAAACTCCGAAAGGTGCGGTCGTATTTTTAGGCCGGCCCGGGGATCTGGGAGCGGGTTACGACGGACAAATCTTTTATTATTACTCGAGAATGTTAAGCGAATTCCATTTAAACTGGCCGAAGGGATTCGAAGAAAACATACGGGCTCCCAGAATCGGTTATCCTCTTTTAGTTTCAATTTTTGGAATATTCGGAACCTGGGGGACCGTTTTCGGAACGTATCTCCTAAATTTTGCGGTGATCTTGATCTCTTGGTTTTTGCTCCGAGATCTTTGCGGTGAAAAGTATAGAATCTATTCGAGTTTTTATCTTTTCTCTCCGTTCTTTCTGGGAAGTTATGCGCTTTTGGTGAGCGACGCGGTTCTTACCGGATTTTTGGTCCTCACGTTTTGGTTTTATAAGAAGGAAAAGTGGATTTGGTTTTTCCTATTCGGCGGATTTTCCATCCTCATTAAGGAACAGGCTCTCTTTCTTCTTTTTCCGTTGGGAATCGGATCGCTCATCAATCGTAACTTCAAACATTCGATCTGGATTCTCTCCACGTTGTTGTTGCCCTTTTGCTGGGGGCTTTTCCTAAAAATCCAATTCCCGAACTGGTCTCCGGCGAGGTTTACGGATTTTTTCGCTCCGCTGGACGGCTTTATCGGCTATTGGAAAGAGATCAAGGAACTTGGAATATTCTCCTTTTTGAATGTTCCTGATTTTGAAACCGGACTTACCCTTTTTGCGAAGAAGTTTTCGAGAGTTCCGATTTTTCTTTTATTTGTCACAGGATTGTTCGTTTTCGGAAGCGGAGATTGGAAACGGGGAATCGCGGAAAGACTTTCGTTTTTTATGGTATTGTTTTCGATCTTTTCCGCGGGTTACGTTCTGTATTGGTCGTCTTATGAAAACGTATCCAGGATGTTCACCGTGTCGATCGCGTTTTTGATCTTTTGGAAATTGGAAGATGATTCGATCCGCGACGGGACGTTTTGGATCGTAGTAGGAAGTATATTTTTCTTATTCTTGTTTAAGCTGGCGTTTATCTCGACGACGTTACCTTTTGAAATTTGGAAATAA
- a CDS encoding PDZ domain-containing protein, producing MFKSRIILVFLLVFILPTFAVSAEVTPKGESDLLLIKKKSSKTKEPKGKKESQKNETSGSEKTEAPARSKTSHDLYHKSIVQIKVTFQEPEYHQPWKKKNPRVRRGVGVVTEGNRILIPYSLLPDATLVEVKKYSSYSEMKAVVFRYDPESNLALLRVEKKNFFDDLVPLEFSPISVFPKQANVYQLDNSGSIQATAISLLSMDMDQMPLGQVELPVVDVSSSEGLNGFGEVVIENGKVSGLLYDFTSGKNSGRIIPSFIIQKFLNTPGTNVFGYKGFRFRPITDGSVKRYYGMEESDSGILVADLIPGSSASGVLKLEDVILEFGGKNVDSKGYIDHPLYGKQVLSFLAHAGDAFGYSLGKEIPILVLRDKKKINLSMKLKPFPHSAVRIPFKNIPASNDFAVEGGFVFLELSEPLLEEWGKDWRSRVDRKLLYLYDYYKFHEKEGDVGKIVLLSQVLPDESNNGFHDLSFKIVEKIDGQEVKSVQDLRKNIREGKSGFALISLDDGTEIALDRGKLGEINDRIYKSYKIRFSENGN from the coding sequence ATGTTTAAATCCCGGATCATACTCGTATTCTTACTCGTTTTCATTTTGCCGACGTTTGCGGTTTCTGCCGAAGTTACCCCCAAGGGAGAATCGGACCTTCTTCTCATTAAAAAAAAATCCTCTAAAACGAAGGAGCCCAAGGGCAAAAAAGAATCTCAGAAAAACGAAACTTCCGGTTCGGAAAAGACGGAAGCTCCCGCTCGATCGAAAACGAGTCACGATCTTTATCACAAAAGTATCGTACAGATCAAGGTTACGTTTCAAGAACCCGAGTATCATCAACCTTGGAAGAAAAAAAATCCTAGGGTTCGAAGAGGTGTCGGAGTCGTAACCGAAGGCAATCGGATTCTGATCCCCTATTCTCTTTTACCCGATGCCACATTGGTCGAGGTGAAAAAATATTCCTCTTATTCGGAAATGAAAGCGGTCGTGTTTCGTTACGATCCAGAATCCAATCTTGCCCTTCTTCGAGTTGAAAAGAAAAATTTCTTCGACGATCTTGTTCCTCTCGAGTTTTCACCGATCTCCGTTTTCCCGAAACAAGCAAACGTTTATCAGCTGGATAACTCCGGTTCGATTCAAGCGACGGCGATTTCTCTTTTGAGTATGGACATGGATCAAATGCCGCTCGGACAAGTGGAACTTCCGGTTGTGGATGTAAGCTCAAGCGAGGGTCTGAACGGATTCGGCGAGGTCGTAATCGAAAACGGAAAAGTATCCGGTCTTCTTTACGATTTTACTTCCGGAAAAAATTCCGGAAGAATCATTCCGTCCTTTATCATTCAAAAATTCTTAAATACTCCGGGGACGAACGTATTCGGTTATAAGGGATTTCGTTTTCGCCCGATCACGGACGGTTCCGTTAAAAGATATTACGGAATGGAAGAATCGGATTCGGGCATTCTGGTTGCGGATTTGATTCCTGGTTCATCCGCGAGCGGAGTTCTGAAATTGGAAGACGTCATTCTCGAGTTCGGCGGAAAGAACGTGGACTCGAAGGGTTATATCGATCATCCGCTTTATGGTAAACAAGTTCTTTCCTTCTTGGCGCACGCGGGGGACGCGTTCGGTTATTCTTTGGGAAAAGAAATTCCGATTCTTGTTTTGAGAGATAAGAAGAAGATCAACCTCAGCATGAAGTTGAAACCCTTCCCTCATTCTGCGGTTCGAATTCCGTTTAAAAACATTCCCGCTTCGAACGACTTCGCCGTGGAAGGCGGTTTTGTTTTCCTTGAACTATCCGAACCTTTATTGGAAGAATGGGGAAAGGATTGGAGATCCAGAGTCGATCGTAAACTTCTGTATCTTTACGACTATTATAAGTTTCATGAGAAGGAAGGAGACGTAGGTAAGATCGTTCTTCTATCTCAGGTGCTTCCGGACGAATCGAACAACGGGTTTCACGATTTGAGTTTTAAGATCGTCGAAAAAATCGACGGACAAGAAGTGAAATCGGTTCAGGATCTACGAAAGAATATTCGGGAAGGAAAATCTGGTTTTGCATTGATTTCTTTGGACGACGGAACGGAAATCGCTTTGGATAGGGGCAAACTCGGAGAGATCAACGATCGAATCTATAAAAGTTATAAGATTCGATTTTCCGAAAACGGAAACTAA